The genomic window GCAGCGTATTCTTTTCATCGATGTCCCACTGATCCTGAATGAAAGCCCCGAGAATCGGCGACCTCATCGGTTCGTTTGTGAAACCGTCGGCTGATAAGGTGCCCGGTGTATTGTCATCATAGAACGTTCTTTTGAAAGTAACACCTGCAATAAGATCATGGTTTCCCAGCTTTTTATCCCAGTACGTTTGCGCAAAAGCCACTTTCTGGGTGGCCAGGAAAGGATTGTTTCCGTAAAAGGAATTTTGGTCGTGGAAATTATACGACAGCTGGGTAATGATATTCTCATTTAAAGGCCACTGGTAAATACCGAATGCCTCTACTCTGTTGGTATAAATGCTTTCTCCGTACACCTGATCACTTCCGCGGTAAGATTTGTTCCATTGCATTTCCCCGCCGAAACGGTCTTCGTACAGGTACCTCAGCGCAAAACCGGCCTGCCGGTTTTCCTTCCGCCGGAAATTCCATTTGTTGAATACCGAAATCCTGTTCTGCAAGGCCCCGTCTGTAAAATGATCATGGTTTTCATCAAATCTTTGGGTCGCATTGAAGTAATTCAGGCTCAATAAAGACGCTGCTTTTTTCCCCAGACTGAATTTTGTGGAAAGGTCCACATTATTTTCATTCCAGGTCGTGGTCATCAGATCGACGCTGAGCTTTGGAGCGGTCAGGGCATTTTTAGTAATGATGTTGATCACACCGCCCATCGCTTCAGAACCGTAAATCGAAGAAGCCGGCCCCTTCACGACTTCAATCCTGTCGACGAGGCTGTTCGGGATTCCGCTGAGTCCGTAAACTGTAGAAAGGGAACTCACAATCGGCATTCCGTCAATCAGGATCATCGTGTAAGGCCCTTCCAGGCCGTTGATATGAATATCGCCCGTATTACAGACCGAACAGTTGAGCTGAGGTTTGACGCCGTTTACCATTGCGATGTATTCAAAAATATTAGGCGTCGGGTTTTTCTGGAAGAATTTCTGGCTGTAAATCTCTACCGCTACCGGACTTTTGGACCGGCTGACCGGTTTTATGGTTCCGGTAATCACCACATCGTCAATATCCTTCGTTTTCATTTCTTTTTTCTTCTGAATACCTGCTGAATCCATTTTTTCAGACCGGTATACATTGAGGCTGTCGGTTTCCTGTGAGAAACAGAACGGTGAAAACAGAACGGCAGAAAATAGTATTCGCTTCATGAAATTAAAATTGTTAGTCAAAGCTAACAATTATTTTTTAAAACAAAAACTTTAATTTTGAAATTTATATAAAAGGCTATATTACTTATCTTTAACACTATGTCCGCAAGGATTTTTCTGAATAATTATGCAGGAATTACATAACAAAAGCAGATTGCGAATGGTCAATAATTAATCATGACCCGCTTTTGATGTAAACTTTGCTAAAAAATCATTTAACTATTCCGTAAGAATACTATCTGTGTAGAAAGACCAGGATAGCCAATAGAAGTGAACTCCAGGGAGTTCTATCTCTTTTCACAACATAATAACTTAGTGCAATAGGGCACTGCCGAAGACCTTTGCGAACAAAAAATACCCGTTCTTATCTCAATTAACCTGGCAAACCCTGCG from Chryseobacterium sp. SORGH_AS_0447 includes these protein-coding regions:
- a CDS encoding TonB-dependent siderophore receptor; the encoded protein is MKRILFSAVLFSPFCFSQETDSLNVYRSEKMDSAGIQKKKEMKTKDIDDVVITGTIKPVSRSKSPVAVEIYSQKFFQKNPTPNIFEYIAMVNGVKPQLNCSVCNTGDIHINGLEGPYTMILIDGMPIVSSLSTVYGLSGIPNSLVDRIEVVKGPASSIYGSEAMGGVINIITKNALTAPKLSVDLMTTTWNENNVDLSTKFSLGKKAASLLSLNYFNATQRFDENHDHFTDGALQNRISVFNKWNFRRKENRQAGFALRYLYEDRFGGEMQWNKSYRGSDQVYGESIYTNRVEAFGIYQWPLNENIITQLSYNFHDQNSFYGNNPFLATQKVAFAQTYWDKKLGNHDLIAGVTFKRTFYDDNTPGTLSADGFTNEPMRSPILGAFIQDQWDIDEKNTLLLGYRFDYDRIHHAVHSPRFAWKFSPNPYHTLRFNFGTGFRVVNLFTEDHAALTGSREVVIQSDLKPERSVNGNLNYIWKIPAGDRLISLDASAFYTYFSNKIVGDFDTDPGKIIYDNLHGYGISRGASLNVDYSFGFPLSVNLGFTYLDVYQKFDDEREKSQQLHAPRWSGTYNLTYRFPNDLAVDFTGQFYGPMRLPVLPNDYRPEYSPWYSLANIQVSKSFSSGFEVYCGIKNLFNFTPKDPLMRPFDPFDRTVNDPVTNPNDYTFNTTYGYAPMQKIRGFLGVKYTLK